One Phaseolus vulgaris cultivar G19833 chromosome 11, P. vulgaris v2.0, whole genome shotgun sequence genomic window carries:
- the LOC137829798 gene encoding glucan endo-1,3-beta-glucosidase 14-like, with protein MKSCIRWPTVALSQFVCLKLWCSELGSLAMMMIRSVIRSCSFFVSMLLFVLSISDLLVKIHGHGFGINYGQIANNLPLPSQVAVLIKSLNVSRIKLYDADPNVLVAFSESNVEFVIGLGNEYLENMTNPSKAQTWIQQHVQPYFSQTKITCITVGNEVFNSNDTQLMLNLLPAMQTVHDALVNLGLDQQVTVTTAHSFNTLSNSYPPSTGAFREDLVQYIKPLLDFHAQINSPFLINAYPFFTYKDNPNMIPLNYVLFQPNQGTVDPNTNLHYDNMLYAQIDAVYAAIKQMGHDDIQVRISETGWPSNGDPEEIGATPQNAALYNGNLLKRIEQKQGTPAKPLVPIDIYVFALFNEDLKPGPASERNYGLYYPNGNPVYNIELKGYLPQMPMAAKSNILSVNFFVCIVTSFIFALELSRW; from the exons ATGAAAAGCTGTATTAGGTGGCCAACTGTTGCATTATCTCAGTTTGTGTGCCTAAAATTGTGGTGCTCTGAGTTGGGGTCCTTGGCCATGATGATGATCAGATCAGTAATAAGAAGTTGTTCCTTCTTCGTGTCAATGCTTTTGTTTGTTCTCTCCATTTCGG ATTTGTTAGTGAAAATCCATGGCCATGGTTTTGGAATCAACTACGGACAGATAGCCAACAATTTACCTCTTCCATCTCAAGTAGCAGTTCTTATAAAATCTTTGAATGTGAGTAGGATCAAACTGTATGATGCTGATCCAAATGTTCTAGTCGCCTTCTCAGAATCCAATGTGGAATTTGTTATAGGACTTGGAAATGAGTACCTAGAGAACATGACAAACCCTTCTAAAGCTCAAACTTGGATTCAGCAGCATGTCCAACCTTACTTCTCACAGACTAAAATCACTTGCATCACTGTGGGAAATGAGGTGTTCAACAGCAATGATACTCAGCTAATGTTGAACCTCCTCCCAGCAATGCAAACTGTGCATGATGCCCTTGTTAATCTTGGACTAGACCAACAAGTTACTGTCACAACCGCTCATTCCTTCAACACACTATCCAATTCCTACCCTCCTTCAACTGGGGCTTTTAGGGAAGATCTTGTGCAATATATCAAACCCCTTCTTGACTTTCATGCTCAAATCAACTCACCTTTCCTCATCAATGCATACCCTTTCTTTACATACAAAGACAACCCAAATATGATTCCCTTAAACTATGTGCTTTTTCAGCCAAATCAAGGCACGGTTGATCCCAATACCAATTTGCATTATGACAACATGTTATATGCTCAAATTGATGCTGTCTATGCTGCCATCAAACAAATGGGGCATGATGACATTCAAGTGAGGATTTCTGAAACTGGTTGGCCTTCTAATGGTGACCCTGAAGAGATTGGAGCTACACCACAGAATGCAGCACTGTATAATGGTAACTTGCTCAAAAGGATAGAGCAGAAACAAGGCACTCCTGCAAAACCATTGGTTCCTATTGATATCTATGTCTTTGCACTTTTTAATGAGGATTTGAAGCCCGGTCCAGCATCAGAGAGAAACTATGGCCTTTACTATCCTAATGGTAATCCAGTTTATAACATTGAATTGAAGGGTTATCTTCCACAGATGCCTATGGCAGCTAAATCCAAC ATTTTGTCAGTCAATTTTTTTGTATGTATAGTTACAAGCTTCATCTTTGCTTTGGAGCTTTCAAGATGGTGA